In a genomic window of Streptomyces pristinaespiralis:
- a CDS encoding type II 3-dehydroquinate dehydratase, whose translation MSRRVLVLNGPNLGRLGSREPDVYGATSYAGLVDTCRVLGKELGFDVDVRETNDEGEMIRWLHEAADGSIPVVLNPGAFTHYSYGMRDAAAQRTAPLIEVHISNPYTREAFRHTSVVAAVASGTVAGFGIGSYRLALRALAEEIGG comes from the coding sequence ATGAGCCGCCGGGTGCTCGTGCTCAACGGCCCCAACCTCGGCCGGCTCGGCTCCCGCGAGCCGGACGTCTACGGCGCGACCTCCTACGCCGGTCTGGTGGACACCTGCCGGGTCCTCGGCAAGGAGCTCGGCTTCGACGTCGACGTGCGCGAGACGAACGACGAGGGCGAGATGATCCGCTGGCTGCACGAGGCCGCGGACGGTTCAATTCCGGTCGTTCTCAACCCCGGTGCCTTCACGCACTACTCGTACGGGATGCGTGACGCCGCCGCCCAGCGCACGGCGCCGCTCATCGAGGTGCACATCTCCAACCCGTACACCCGCGAGGCCTTCCGCCACACCTCGGTGGTGGCCGCGGTGGCCAGCGGCACGGTGGCCGGCTTCGGCATCGGCTCCTACCGGCTCGCGCTGCGCGCACTGGCGGAGGAGATCGGCGGCTGA
- the aroB gene encoding 3-dehydroquinate synthase, producing MTDQAVTRIQVGGTAGTDPYEVLVGRQLLGELPGLIGTRAQRVAVLHPEALAETGEALRADLADQGYEAVAIQVPNAEEAKTVEVAAYCWKALGQTGFTRTDVIVGVGGGATTDLAGFVAASWLRGVRWIAVPTTVLGMVDAAVGGKTGINTAEGKNLVGAFHPPAGVLCDLAALDSLPVNDYVSGMAEIIKAGFIADPVILDLVEADPQGARTPAGPHTAELIVRSIQVKADVVSSDLKESGLREILNYGHTLAHAIEKNERYKWRHGAAVSVGMVFAAELGRLAGRLDDATADRHRSVLESVGLPLTYRGDQWPKLLETMKVDKKSRGNLLRFIVLDGLAKPTVLEGPDPAVLLAAYGEVSA from the coding sequence ATGACTGACCAGGCAGTGACCCGCATCCAGGTCGGCGGAACGGCCGGCACGGACCCGTACGAGGTGCTGGTCGGCCGGCAGCTGCTCGGCGAGCTGCCGGGCCTGATCGGGACCAGGGCCCAGCGGGTGGCGGTTCTGCACCCCGAGGCGCTCGCGGAGACCGGTGAGGCGCTGCGCGCGGACCTCGCCGATCAGGGGTACGAGGCCGTCGCGATCCAGGTGCCGAACGCGGAGGAGGCCAAGACCGTCGAGGTCGCGGCGTACTGCTGGAAGGCGCTCGGCCAGACCGGTTTCACCCGCACCGACGTGATCGTCGGCGTCGGCGGCGGCGCCACGACCGACCTCGCCGGGTTCGTCGCGGCGAGCTGGCTGCGCGGCGTGCGCTGGATCGCCGTCCCGACGACCGTCCTCGGCATGGTGGACGCGGCCGTGGGCGGCAAGACCGGCATCAACACCGCGGAGGGCAAGAACCTCGTCGGCGCGTTCCACCCGCCGGCCGGTGTGCTGTGCGACCTGGCGGCGCTGGACTCGCTGCCCGTCAACGACTACGTCAGCGGCATGGCGGAGATCATCAAGGCCGGCTTCATCGCCGACCCGGTCATCCTCGACCTCGTCGAGGCCGACCCGCAGGGCGCCCGCACGCCCGCCGGTCCGCACACGGCCGAGCTGATCGTGCGCTCCATCCAGGTCAAGGCCGACGTCGTCTCCAGCGACCTCAAGGAGTCCGGACTCCGCGAGATCCTGAACTACGGGCACACCCTCGCGCACGCCATCGAGAAGAACGAGCGCTACAAGTGGCGTCACGGAGCGGCCGTCTCGGTCGGCATGGTCTTCGCCGCCGAACTCGGCCGTCTCGCCGGACGGCTGGACGACGCCACCGCCGACCGGCACCGCTCGGTCCTCGAGTCCGTCGGACTGCCGCTGACCTACCGCGGCGACCAGTGGCCCAAGCTGCTGGAGACCATGAAGGTCGACAAGAAGTCCCGCGGCAACCTGCTGCGCTTCATCGTCCTCGACGGCCTGGCCAAGCCGACCGTGCTGGAGGGCCCGGACCCGGCCGTGCTGCTCGCCGCATACGGCGAGGTCTCCGCATGA
- a CDS encoding shikimate kinase — protein MSAPLIVLVGPMGSGKSTVGELLAHRLGVAFRDTDADIVAAQGREISDIFVEDGEDHFRDLERAAVRSAVAEHTGVLALGGGAILDGGTRELLTGLPVAYLSMDVEEAVKRVGLNTARPLLAVNPRRQWRELMDARRPLYTEVARVVVATDDRTPEEVAQAVLDALELKDA, from the coding sequence ATGAGCGCGCCGCTGATCGTCCTCGTCGGGCCGATGGGCTCGGGCAAGTCCACGGTCGGCGAGCTCCTCGCCCACCGGCTCGGTGTGGCCTTCCGGGACACCGACGCGGACATCGTCGCCGCTCAGGGCCGCGAGATCTCCGACATCTTCGTCGAGGACGGCGAGGACCACTTCCGCGACCTCGAGCGCGCGGCCGTCCGGTCCGCCGTCGCCGAGCACACGGGCGTGCTCGCCCTCGGGGGCGGCGCGATCCTCGACGGCGGGACGCGCGAACTGCTCACCGGCCTGCCCGTCGCCTACCTGTCGATGGACGTGGAGGAGGCGGTGAAGCGCGTCGGGCTCAACACGGCCCGCCCGCTGCTCGCCGTCAACCCCCGCCGGCAGTGGCGCGAGCTGATGGACGCCCGCCGGCCCCTCTACACCGAGGTGGCCCGCGTCGTCGTGGCCACCGACGACCGCACCCCCGAAGAGGTCGCGCAGGCGGTCCTCGACGCACTGGAGCTGAAGGACGCATGA
- a CDS encoding aminopeptidase P family protein → MSEVYGVRRGRLRDRCAATGSAAALISRPANVRYLAGGAPPGAVLLLGPADDVLVCPRKPTGDPADGRPDEGLRLVVMQTPAGDAAVAATELARTEGVESLAVEEHHLTVARHRALGSVAPRLRLADLGLAVEQQRIVKDEDEIACLRIAAEITDQALGELLESILVGRTERHLALELERRLVDHGADGPAFATSVATGPNSGRTGHRPGDRRVEEGDFLSVCLGANYRGYRCEIGRTFVIGTTPADWQIELYELVFAAQRAGREALLPGTAYRDVDHAARQILDVAGHGEELPPRTGHGVGLEIDEDPQLAPAAMGKLDACVPVTVEPGVHLPGRGGVRIDDTLVVRQEADGGPELLTITTKELLAL, encoded by the coding sequence ATGTCTGAGGTGTATGGGGTCCGTCGTGGCCGACTGCGGGATCGATGTGCCGCGACCGGCAGCGCGGCGGCCCTGATCTCCCGGCCCGCCAACGTCCGCTATCTCGCCGGAGGCGCACCGCCCGGCGCCGTGCTGCTTCTCGGACCGGCGGACGACGTGCTGGTCTGTCCCCGCAAGCCGACCGGCGATCCCGCCGACGGCCGGCCGGACGAGGGGCTGCGGCTCGTCGTGATGCAGACGCCGGCCGGTGACGCGGCGGTCGCCGCCACCGAGCTGGCGCGCACGGAGGGCGTCGAGTCGCTGGCGGTCGAGGAGCACCATCTGACGGTCGCCCGGCACCGCGCCCTCGGGTCGGTCGCGCCCCGGCTGCGTCTCGCCGATCTCGGGCTCGCCGTCGAGCAGCAGCGGATCGTCAAGGACGAGGACGAGATCGCCTGTCTGCGTATCGCGGCGGAGATCACCGACCAGGCGCTCGGTGAACTGCTCGAGTCCATCCTCGTGGGCCGCACCGAGCGGCATCTCGCGCTCGAGCTGGAGCGCCGTCTGGTCGACCACGGCGCCGACGGCCCCGCGTTCGCGACGTCCGTCGCCACCGGCCCCAACTCGGGACGAACGGGGCACCGGCCGGGTGACCGGCGGGTGGAGGAGGGTGATTTCCTCTCGGTCTGCCTCGGCGCGAACTACCGCGGATACCGTTGCGAGATCGGCCGCACCTTCGTGATCGGCACGACCCCGGCCGACTGGCAGATCGAGCTCTACGAGCTCGTCTTCGCCGCTCAGCGGGCCGGCCGGGAGGCTCTGCTCCCCGGTACCGCGTACCGCGACGTCGACCACGCGGCACGGCAGATCCTGGATGTCGCGGGCCACGGCGAGGAGCTCCCGCCGCGTACCGGGCACGGTGTCGGGCTCGAAATCGACGAGGACCCGCAGCTCGCCCCTGCGGCCATGGGTAAACTGGACGCTTGTGTGCCGGTCACCGTCGAACCGGGGGTCCACCTCCCGGGCCGGGGCGGAGTCCGGATCGATGACACGCTCGTCGTGCGCCAGGAGGCGGACGGCGGACCCGAGCTACTCACCATCACGACCAAGGAGCTGCTCGCGCTGTAG
- a CDS encoding Pro-rich N-terminal domain-containing protein yields the protein MQHAVGAPLPPPHGPGQGPTGWIHGAQHPGPGPGLPAGPPPPPPAAPAGPPPPPPQGSPPGHSAPPGWTGPAPHGAPQQPSRETTGHIQLPPGGPVPIPAPPPADSGTGTAMLAVLLIGPAGAGKTTVARHWANTRRVPTAHISLDDVREWVCSGFADPQSGWNDNSEAQYRLARRTCGFAARNFLANGISCILDDAVFPDRPAVGLGGWKRHVGPGLLPVVLLPGLEIVLERNAERSGNRRLSDEEVAGIHGRMAGWYGSGLPIIDNSKYDVETTARVLDDVLARAIASPPSW from the coding sequence ATGCAGCACGCAGTGGGGGCTCCGCTGCCGCCGCCCCACGGACCGGGGCAGGGACCGACCGGATGGATACACGGCGCACAGCACCCGGGCCCCGGCCCGGGGCTTCCCGCGGGGCCGCCACCTCCGCCGCCCGCGGCGCCCGCCGGACCTCCGCCGCCACCCCCGCAGGGATCCCCTCCGGGGCACTCCGCGCCTCCCGGCTGGACCGGCCCGGCACCGCACGGTGCGCCGCAGCAGCCCTCCCGTGAGACGACGGGCCACATCCAGCTCCCGCCCGGCGGGCCGGTCCCCATACCGGCGCCGCCCCCGGCGGACAGCGGTACCGGCACCGCGATGCTCGCCGTGCTGCTGATCGGCCCCGCCGGCGCGGGAAAGACCACGGTGGCGCGCCACTGGGCCAACACCCGCCGGGTGCCGACGGCGCACATCAGCCTCGACGACGTGCGCGAATGGGTGTGCTCGGGCTTCGCGGACCCCCAGTCGGGCTGGAACGACAACTCGGAGGCCCAGTACCGCCTCGCCCGCCGCACCTGCGGCTTCGCCGCCCGCAACTTCCTGGCGAACGGGATCTCCTGCATCCTCGACGACGCGGTCTTCCCCGACCGGCCGGCCGTCGGCCTCGGCGGCTGGAAGCGCCACGTCGGCCCCGGCCTGCTGCCCGTGGTGCTCCTGCCGGGCCTCGAGATCGTCCTCGAACGCAACGCGGAACGAAGCGGGAACCGGCGCCTGTCGGACGAGGAGGTCGCCGGCATCCACGGCCGGATGGCCGGGTGGTACGGCTCGGGCCTGCCGATCATCGACAACTCGAAGTACGACGTGGAGACGACGGCGCGCGTCCTCGACGACGTGCTGGCCCGAGCGATCGCGAGCCCTCCGAGCTGGTAG